One genomic segment of Aquipluma nitroreducens includes these proteins:
- the purD gene encoding phosphoribosylamine--glycine ligase, whose amino-acid sequence MNILIVGSGGREHAMAWKIKQSPKLRQLFIAPGNAGTSLLGTNIPVGVSDFEGLKKAVLDNQIDLVLVGPEVPLCEGLHDFFSTDSKLKDVLFVGPYQLGAQLEGSKDFAKEFMVRHNIPTAKYLAITAENLNEGLSFLKTLDSPYVLKADGLAAGKGVLILNDLQEAEDSLKEMLGGQFGAASSKVVIEEFLSGIECSVFAITDGKDYRILPVAKDYKRIGEGDTGLNTGGMGSISPVSFADELFMKKVEDRIIRPTVQGLIQDQIPYNGFIFFGLISCKGEPMVIEYNVRMGDPETEAVMLRIKSDFVDLLIGAAEGTLGKKSIEIDPRTAAAVMLVSGGYPGPYEKGKVISGLEKVETSFAFHAGTSFKNGNVCTDGGRVLAISSYGKTMSEALACSYKNAQLIGFEGLYYRKDLGFDL is encoded by the coding sequence ATGAATATCTTAATAGTTGGTTCAGGAGGAAGAGAACATGCAATGGCATGGAAAATCAAGCAATCGCCGAAGCTCAGGCAATTGTTTATTGCTCCTGGAAATGCCGGCACATCACTGTTAGGAACAAACATCCCGGTTGGAGTTTCTGATTTTGAAGGCTTGAAAAAAGCTGTTCTTGACAATCAGATCGACTTGGTTTTGGTTGGACCTGAAGTTCCACTTTGTGAAGGATTGCATGATTTTTTTAGTACTGACAGCAAATTAAAAGATGTACTTTTTGTTGGACCGTATCAATTGGGCGCTCAGCTAGAGGGAAGTAAAGATTTTGCCAAGGAATTCATGGTGCGTCACAATATTCCAACAGCAAAATATTTAGCGATTACTGCTGAAAACCTGAATGAAGGACTTTCGTTCCTGAAAACCTTGGATTCACCCTATGTTTTAAAAGCCGATGGATTGGCTGCCGGGAAAGGCGTTCTGATTCTGAACGACCTTCAGGAGGCTGAAGATTCGTTGAAAGAAATGCTTGGAGGACAGTTCGGCGCTGCAAGCAGTAAAGTGGTGATCGAGGAATTCCTGAGTGGAATTGAATGTTCGGTTTTTGCCATTACTGACGGGAAAGACTACCGGATACTTCCGGTAGCAAAAGACTATAAACGCATTGGCGAAGGCGATACAGGCCTGAATACAGGAGGTATGGGTTCAATTTCTCCGGTTTCGTTTGCCGATGAACTCTTCATGAAAAAAGTTGAAGACCGAATTATCCGTCCAACGGTTCAGGGTTTGATTCAAGATCAGATTCCATACAATGGTTTTATCTTTTTTGGTTTGATTAGTTGCAAGGGCGAACCGATGGTAATTGAATACAATGTGAGAATGGGCGATCCGGAAACTGAAGCTGTCATGCTGCGGATAAAGTCTGACTTTGTCGATTTGTTGATTGGTGCTGCTGAGGGAACTCTTGGCAAAAAGAGCATCGAGATTGATCCAAGAACAGCGGCAGCAGTAATGCTTGTTTCTGGAGGTTATCCCGGTCCTTACGAAAAAGGGAAAGTAATAAGTGGATTGGAAAAAGTAGAAACCAGCTTTGCTTTTCATGCCGGAACCAGCTTTAAAAATGGAAATGTTTGTACTGATGGAGGTCGTGTTTTGGCGATCAGTTCGTATGGAAAAACGATGAGCGAAGCTTTGGCCTGTTCGTATAAAAATGCACAATTGATTGGATTCGAAGGTTTATATTACCGAAAAGATTTAGGTTTCGATTTATAG
- a CDS encoding DUF6427 family protein: protein MLLKTLKSNQTFHFLLIPLIAGALWIKSFMNPMPFPFYPGEDSMLLYQPINALIGKSTVASNVFALVFIILLAFLILKLNVQYTFIRVRTVLPSILFVLITSGLHELHAMHPIYPAALFLILTVDRIFNAYDKEVIHSNAFEAGIFLAIGSLFYLNLVFFFPFLWIGFLIIKPKVNWREYILSTLGFILPWLAALAYYAGTGQSEDLIGVLKENISSHQSFLVANLPIQIYLGFLGFLTLLASFLILSQYDGKKISSRKYFKAFFWIFLMSCILIVANPAVSQDIIVLLAIPLTYLISNYLIYMKRPIWGEIYLTILIGGVIYLQFI, encoded by the coding sequence ATGTTACTTAAAACGTTAAAATCAAATCAGACTTTTCATTTCTTATTGATACCGCTCATTGCCGGAGCTTTGTGGATCAAGTCGTTTATGAACCCAATGCCGTTCCCATTTTATCCTGGCGAGGACTCGATGCTACTTTATCAGCCCATAAATGCCCTGATTGGTAAAAGTACGGTTGCCAGCAATGTTTTTGCTTTGGTGTTTATTATCCTGCTGGCTTTTCTGATCTTAAAGCTAAATGTTCAGTACACCTTTATTCGTGTCAGGACAGTACTTCCTTCCATTCTATTTGTATTGATTACGAGTGGTTTGCATGAACTTCATGCCATGCATCCAATTTATCCTGCGGCGCTTTTCTTAATACTTACTGTTGACCGAATTTTTAACGCGTACGACAAAGAGGTTATTCATTCCAATGCCTTCGAAGCCGGAATATTTTTAGCCATTGGTTCACTATTTTACCTAAATCTTGTTTTCTTCTTTCCTTTTCTCTGGATAGGATTTTTAATTATAAAACCGAAAGTCAATTGGCGCGAATATATTTTAAGTACGCTTGGATTTATTTTACCATGGCTGGCAGCCTTAGCCTATTATGCTGGAACCGGACAATCGGAAGACTTGATAGGTGTGCTTAAAGAAAATATTTCATCACATCAGTCTTTTCTGGTTGCGAATCTTCCAATTCAAATTTATTTGGGTTTTCTCGGTTTTCTGACACTTCTTGCCAGTTTTCTTATTCTGTCGCAGTACGATGGTAAAAAGATTAGTTCACGAAAATACTTCAAAGCTTTTTTCTGGATTTTCCTGATGTCGTGTATATTGATAGTTGCCAATCCTGCTGTATCTCAAGATATTATTGTTCTATTGGCAATCCCACTGACTTACCTTATTTCGAACTATTTAATCTACATGAAGCGGCCAATCTGGGGCGAAATATACCTCACTATTCTGATTGGCGGAGTTATTTATTTGCAGTTTATCTGA
- a CDS encoding Nramp family divalent metal transporter, with translation MFKNRKSLFKKIAIFLAILGPGIITGSVDNDAGGITTYSVAGAVYGYNLIWTLIPSFIVLVVIQEMNARMGIVTGKGLADLIRENAGVKITFFIFIGLLVADIGNTTTEFAGVAGSMEVFGVSKYISVPIIGALIWLLVVKGTYKIAERIFLLFSVSLLMYVVSALMGKPHWGEIGHSIIHPQLPINASSIAMIIGIIGTTIAPWMQFYMQSSVIEKGLDMKQYKYSLIDIVVGCVATVAVAFFIMVACASTLHVNGIQINEAKDAALALGPLAGELASQVFAFGLFIASIFSATILPLATAFYVCEAFGFEAGIDKKWDDAREFYILYTGILILSAAIILLPNAPLILISLWTQVINGMLLPVVLVCMILLVNNKKIMGQYVNKPINNIIGWGAVIILIGLSVTLLLMPLFS, from the coding sequence ATGTTCAAAAATAGAAAATCACTTTTCAAAAAGATAGCTATTTTCCTGGCTATTCTTGGTCCGGGCATTATTACCGGAAGCGTTGATAATGATGCGGGTGGAATTACAACATACTCCGTTGCAGGCGCAGTTTACGGCTATAACCTGATCTGGACACTCATCCCTTCGTTCATCGTTCTGGTTGTTATTCAGGAAATGAATGCCCGAATGGGTATTGTTACCGGTAAAGGACTTGCCGACCTGATACGTGAAAATGCCGGGGTGAAAATTACATTTTTCATCTTTATCGGATTACTTGTTGCCGATATTGGAAATACGACCACCGAATTTGCCGGGGTTGCCGGAAGTATGGAGGTGTTTGGTGTGAGTAAATACATATCTGTGCCCATAATCGGTGCATTGATCTGGCTCCTGGTAGTAAAGGGAACATATAAAATTGCCGAACGAATATTCCTGCTTTTCAGTGTTTCATTGCTAATGTATGTAGTTTCGGCGCTGATGGGCAAACCGCATTGGGGCGAAATAGGCCATTCGATCATTCATCCACAATTGCCGATAAACGCAAGTAGTATTGCAATGATTATCGGAATTATAGGAACCACCATTGCGCCATGGATGCAATTCTACATGCAATCTTCAGTAATAGAAAAAGGGTTGGACATGAAGCAATATAAATATTCGCTGATCGACATTGTCGTTGGCTGTGTTGCTACAGTAGCAGTAGCTTTTTTCATCATGGTTGCCTGTGCCTCCACATTGCATGTTAACGGCATTCAGATTAACGAAGCTAAAGATGCTGCCTTAGCGTTAGGACCATTAGCCGGAGAATTGGCATCACAAGTATTTGCTTTCGGACTATTTATTGCATCCATATTTTCAGCAACCATTTTACCATTAGCAACTGCATTCTATGTATGCGAAGCTTTCGGATTCGAGGCTGGAATTGATAAAAAATGGGATGATGCCAGAGAGTTTTACATTCTTTATACCGGGATTCTGATTCTTTCGGCCGCAATCATTTTATTGCCTAATGCCCCCTTAATCCTGATTTCTCTATGGACACAGGTAATTAACGGAATGCTTTTACCGGTTGTACTGGTGTGTATGATCTTGCTTGTTAACAACAAAAAAATAATGGGACAGTATGTAAATAAGCCCATCAACAACATCATTGGCTGGGGAGCTGTTATTATTCTTATTGGACTTTCAGTGACACTTCTTTTAATGCCGCTATTTTCGTAG
- a CDS encoding magnesium transporter CorA family protein encodes MITYWETGTSFTRLNTFQPNCWINSQELTNEEVEELINTYDVPRDFIMDVLDIDERSRIEVDEDKVLIILRVPLNNQNNGIPFITVPLGIIVSGNQVITICSRRTEIIPSLIKQVNENKITITNQFDYVLRIFLISAVWFLQFLKEINVQTALIEKDLENATKNKELHRLLHMEKCLVFFITSLKTNEMVLAKMRNGRNMQGIEHDEDLMEDVIIETKQALEMANVYSDIQSGMMDAFASIISNNLNVIMKQLTSVTIILMIPTLVASLYGMNVPNNFENSHYAFIFVIAISITLSLFGVLLFKWKNWF; translated from the coding sequence ATGATTACTTATTGGGAAACCGGTACTTCCTTTACACGTTTGAACACATTTCAGCCAAACTGCTGGATCAACTCACAGGAACTTACCAACGAAGAAGTAGAAGAATTAATCAACACGTACGATGTACCCCGTGATTTTATCATGGACGTTTTAGATATCGATGAGCGTTCGCGTATTGAGGTTGATGAAGATAAAGTATTGATCATTCTGCGCGTACCGCTTAACAATCAAAACAATGGTATTCCTTTCATTACGGTTCCACTTGGAATTATTGTCTCAGGTAATCAGGTCATTACCATTTGCTCACGACGAACCGAAATAATTCCGTCTTTAATCAAGCAAGTCAACGAAAACAAAATAACGATCACAAATCAGTTCGATTATGTACTTCGCATATTCCTGATTTCAGCGGTTTGGTTTCTTCAGTTCCTGAAAGAAATAAACGTGCAAACAGCACTGATTGAAAAGGATCTGGAGAATGCAACCAAGAATAAGGAATTGCATCGACTGCTTCACATGGAAAAGTGTCTTGTGTTCTTCATTACATCGCTGAAAACAAATGAAATGGTTCTTGCGAAAATGCGTAATGGCCGCAATATGCAGGGCATCGAACACGATGAAGACCTGATGGAAGATGTAATTATTGAAACAAAACAGGCTCTTGAAATGGCCAATGTTTACAGCGATATTCAGAGTGGAATGATGGATGCCTTTGCTTCAATCATCTCGAATAATTTGAATGTCATCATGAAGCAACTTACTTCGGTAACCATTATCCTGATGATACCTACTTTAGTCGCCAGTTTATATGGAATGAATGTACCCAACAACTTTGAGAATTCTCATTACGCGTTTATTTTTGTAATTGCCATTTCAATTACCTTATCACTGTTTGGGGTGCTCCTCTTTAAGTGGAAAAACTGGTTCTGA
- a CDS encoding polysaccharide deacetylase family protein, with protein sequence MKRFAPRVRLPGFITSLYTSAVWRFPETEQVVYLTFDDGPIPEVTPWVLDLLRKENIRATFFCVGENVMKYPEIYRQILDDGHSVGNHTFNHWQGQKHFDKDYFRNIEKAEKYIVSNLFRPPHGWLKASQYRVLKKKFRIIMWDLITCDYDNRLNPDKVFRNVTEFVRPGSIITFHDSIKAKHNMTKVLPRAIRWMKEQGYRFEAIPYEKVRSV encoded by the coding sequence ATGAAGCGTTTTGCCCCTCGGGTTCGTTTGCCCGGTTTTATAACCTCTCTGTACACAAGTGCTGTCTGGAGGTTTCCTGAAACCGAGCAGGTTGTTTACCTGACATTTGACGATGGGCCAATTCCGGAAGTAACGCCTTGGGTACTTGATCTTCTTCGGAAGGAAAATATCCGCGCGACGTTCTTTTGTGTGGGCGAAAATGTGATGAAATATCCTGAAATATACCGACAGATTCTTGACGATGGACATTCAGTGGGAAATCACACATTCAACCATTGGCAAGGGCAGAAACACTTTGACAAGGATTATTTCAGAAACATTGAAAAGGCCGAAAAATACATTGTTTCAAATCTTTTCAGGCCACCACACGGATGGTTAAAAGCATCGCAATACCGTGTTCTGAAAAAGAAGTTCAGGATAATTATGTGGGATTTAATTACATGTGATTACGATAACCGCCTGAATCCGGACAAAGTATTCAGGAATGTTACCGAATTTGTTCGGCCGGGATCAATCATAACGTTTCACGATTCAATAAAGGCAAAGCACAACATGACAAAAGTATTGCCACGGGCAATTCGCTGGATGAAAGAGCAGGGTTACCGTTTTGAAGCTATTCCATATGAAAAAGTTCGAAGTGTCTAA